The segment GAGCGTACAGTTTGGCTCCTGCTGGAAGGTAGTGGAAGGCCACTCCGAAGGGCAAAGCAGTGCCAGTTCGGCCCGGGTCGAACGCCGATCGTACTTCAGCACTCCGATCGACCTGCACCTGGCCTGCCGAGGTATTCAAGGCTGGCCGAAGCTGCACGTCGAGGTGTTCGCTTTGGACTCACTCAATAACTACTGGCCGGTCGGGTACGGATTTGCCTATTTGCCAAGCCAACCAGGACTACACCGAGTTCGGGTGGATACGTGGAAAGTTTCATCGCCGAAGTTTTTCGATACGATCCGGGAGAAGTTCCACAGCGGAGGATTTACAGTGGCCAAAAGTGATATCGTTTTCTCCGGAATCGAACGCTACAAGCTGCTGACTAAAACGTCCGGTTCGGTTGAGTTCGAGCTTATGCTGATGTTTAGAAACTTTGCCGAAAATGGAGTTGAATTGCATTAGAACCATAATTATATTGGTAGCAGTGTTTGTAAGCAATTCCTGCCAGGAACGACAAATGCAGAGCTTTGTAAAAATTGATGTGTCTAAGATTAATCAAAAGGTGTCCAATGAAACAACGACCGTCGGTCTTGAAACTGTAGAAACAACCGAATCGACAGCATCGAGTAGTACATCGATTTTAACAACTTCCTCCACTGGTAAACCAGAGGTGACCACAAAAAGTCAAGCAGCCACAACCCCAGTCACCACCACAACGGTGAGACCACCGTCCACAAGGCCGTTCGAACTTCCCAAAGAAGGGCGCCTAATTAAGTCAGTGCCCAGTGGGTATTTCTGC is part of the Sabethes cyaneus chromosome 2, idSabCyanKW18_F2, whole genome shotgun sequence genome and harbors:
- the LOC128736573 gene encoding B9 domain-containing protein 2, producing MAELYVFGELCHASEYEEPNLFCKWSVQFGSCWKVVEGHSEGQSSASSARVERRSYFSTPIDLHLACRGIQGWPKLHVEVFALDSLNNYWPVGYGFAYLPSQPGLHRVRVDTWKVSSPKFFDTIREKFHSGGFTVAKSDIVFSGIERYKLLTKTSGSVEFELMLMFRNFAENGVELH